The proteins below come from a single Agrococcus beijingensis genomic window:
- a CDS encoding ANTAR domain-containing response regulator — MTDTAPAESTTRARTVLVAEDESLIRLDIVETLQAAGYDVIGEAGDGERAVELATELVPDLIVMDVKMPKMDGITAAEKIGALKLAPVVLLTAFSQKELVERAGEAGAMAYVVKPFTQNDLLPAIEIALARWDQIRALESEVGDLVERFETRKLVDRAKGLLNQRMGLAEPEAFRWIQKASMDRRLTMAEVAQAVIEQLDPKKK, encoded by the coding sequence ATGACCGACACGGCTCCTGCCGAGAGCACCACCAGGGCGCGCACCGTGCTGGTCGCCGAGGACGAGTCGCTCATCCGCCTCGACATCGTCGAGACGCTGCAGGCGGCGGGCTACGACGTGATCGGCGAGGCCGGCGACGGCGAGCGCGCCGTCGAGCTGGCGACCGAGCTCGTGCCCGACCTGATCGTCATGGACGTCAAGATGCCCAAGATGGACGGCATCACCGCAGCCGAGAAGATCGGTGCCCTGAAGCTGGCGCCCGTCGTGCTGCTGACGGCGTTCAGCCAGAAGGAGCTCGTGGAGCGCGCCGGCGAGGCGGGCGCCATGGCCTACGTGGTCAAGCCCTTCACGCAGAACGACCTGCTGCCGGCGATCGAGATCGCCCTGGCGCGCTGGGATCAGATCCGCGCGCTCGAGTCGGAGGTCGGCGACCTCGTCGAGCGCTTCGAGACGCGCAAGCTCGTCGACCGCGCGAAGGGCCTGCTGAACCAGCGCATGGGCCTCGCCGAGCCCGAGGCGTTCCGCTGGATCCAGAAGGCCTCGATGGACCGTCGCCTCACGATGGCCGAGGTCGCGCAGGCCGTCATCGAGCAGCTCGACCCCAAGAAGAAGTAG
- a CDS encoding endonuclease domain-containing protein yields the protein MDSPHGFTVRAGLDRGYTASELRSMAFTSPARGARITAAIGDRAQALLEAVCVLAMDDQFFSHSTAARIHGMPLPARLETEGRVHLASPTGRARMQRPGVVGHRLKSQTVVVDGLLVEARADTFVHLSAMLTVEELVTIGDWLVSPKRRAPLSVDDLTDALRRYNGARGLHRARRALALVRVGSESPRETLVRLLVIGSLPEPTLQHEVFDESGTFVARLDLSWPKLKLGVEYDGEHHTEPAQRARDQVRLERLRALGWHIITVTKHDLEDGGERLLAEIVAGHRRYTSWTAA from the coding sequence ATGGATTCACCACACGGCTTCACCGTCCGCGCTGGCCTCGACCGCGGGTACACCGCTTCGGAGCTCCGCTCCATGGCCTTCACCTCGCCGGCTCGCGGGGCGCGCATCACGGCAGCCATCGGCGACCGGGCGCAGGCGCTCCTCGAAGCGGTCTGCGTCCTCGCCATGGACGACCAGTTCTTCTCGCACTCCACTGCGGCGCGCATCCATGGCATGCCCTTGCCCGCGCGCCTCGAGACCGAAGGGCGGGTCCACCTCGCATCGCCGACCGGCCGCGCACGCATGCAACGCCCGGGCGTCGTGGGCCACCGCCTCAAGTCCCAGACCGTCGTGGTCGACGGCCTGCTGGTCGAAGCCCGCGCAGACACGTTCGTGCACCTCTCGGCGATGCTGACGGTCGAGGAGCTCGTCACGATCGGCGACTGGCTCGTGTCGCCCAAGCGTCGGGCGCCGCTGTCGGTCGACGACCTGACGGATGCGCTGCGGCGCTACAACGGGGCACGCGGGCTTCACCGCGCGAGGCGTGCGCTGGCACTGGTCAGGGTCGGCTCGGAGTCGCCGCGGGAGACGCTGGTGCGGCTGCTCGTCATCGGCTCGCTGCCCGAGCCGACGCTGCAGCACGAGGTCTTCGACGAATCGGGGACCTTCGTCGCGCGGCTCGACCTGAGTTGGCCGAAGCTCAAGCTCGGCGTGGAGTACGACGGCGAGCACCACACCGAGCCGGCGCAACGAGCGCGGGATCAGGTTCGGCTCGAGCGACTTCGTGCCCTGGGCTGGCACATCATCACGGTCACCAAGCACGATCTGGAGGACGGCGGCGAGCGACTGCTCGCAGAGATCGTGGCCGGGCACCGTCGCTACACCTCGTGGACCGCCGCCTGA
- a CDS encoding PaaI family thioesterase: MTLPTEPDAAREPDDATRASPEQRAGRSGGQLADRMGIEFVKLSAEHSIARMPAEGNKQPVGYVHGGAYCVIAETLGSVSANIHAGEGRYAVGTDLNATHTRSIQSGWVTAECTAIHLGRSMTVHEVVCTDDEGRRASTIRITNFIKSR, encoded by the coding sequence ATGACGCTGCCCACAGAGCCCGATGCGGCCCGCGAGCCCGACGACGCGACCCGTGCCTCGCCGGAGCAGCGCGCAGGGCGGTCGGGCGGCCAGCTCGCCGATCGGATGGGCATCGAGTTCGTGAAGCTCTCGGCCGAGCACTCGATCGCGCGCATGCCCGCGGAGGGCAACAAGCAGCCGGTCGGCTACGTGCACGGCGGCGCGTACTGCGTGATCGCCGAGACGCTCGGCTCGGTGAGCGCCAACATCCATGCCGGCGAGGGCCGCTACGCGGTCGGCACCGATCTGAACGCCACCCACACGCGGTCGATCCAGAGCGGATGGGTGACGGCAGAGTGCACGGCGATCCACCTCGGGCGGTCCATGACCGTGCACGAGGTCGTCTGCACCGACGACGAGGGCCGCCGCGCCTCGACCATCCGCATCACGAACTTCATCAAGTCGCGCTGA
- the polA gene encoding DNA polymerase I: MVIDGHSLAFRAFFALPLENFVNSEGQHTNAIHGFLSMLLKLLQDHKPTHLAVAFDISRFSFRTREYPEYKGTRDETPKEFKGQVPLLEEALHAMGVRTLTKEDYEADDILATLSVEGRKAGMDVFVVSGDRDTIQLVNDDVTLLYPSVRGVSELKHYTPDAVRERYGIEPEQYPEIAALVGETSDNLVGIDKVGEKTAVKWITQYGTVENLLAHADEIKGVVGNNLREQRERAERNRRLNKLLTDVELGVEPDDLTRGQVDEAKLREVFQRLQFRTLLDRVLKQEGSGEAVAALEPEVQAPAVQKLVDEELDLWLTRATGTVAVSIAPDGVGGIAGFGVATEGASAYVPYKSGTGDYDGFVTWLASDAPKALHDVKASIKLLEREGLRIGGAAHDTRVGAWLQTPTAPPKTFELDWQTEALLGATLPTPDPNQLVPEIEPEQLGTVAWLTGELSRAQRPRLDPGTLGVLDDIELPLMPALVRMEQQGVQMDRVVLQRIHDQMREQAAGHAEAAYAEIGHEVNLGSPKQLQTVLFEELDMPKTRATKTGYSTDAQALADLQETNPHPFLGLLLQHRETTKLAQIIESLLKAIQDDGRIRTRYDQTGSASGRLSSNDPNLQNIPVRTEVSREIRSAFVHGPEFETMLTADYSQIEMRIMAHLSGDEGLIEAFLSGEDLHRFVGSRIFGVDPSEVTALQRVKVKAMSYGLAYGLSAFGLSKQLRISQAEAKQLMLDYFQRFGGIRDYLRGVVMQAKDDGYTTTIFGRRRPFPDLTSSNRVLRENAERQALNSPIQGSAADIIKRAMIAIDRRIIDEGLGSRMLLQVHDELVFEVATGEREALEAIVRAEMGGAADLSVPLEVQVGVGPNWDAAAH, translated from the coding sequence ATGGTCATCGACGGCCACTCCCTCGCGTTCCGGGCGTTCTTCGCCCTGCCGCTCGAGAACTTCGTCAACTCGGAGGGGCAGCACACCAATGCCATCCACGGGTTCCTGTCGATGCTCCTCAAGCTGCTGCAGGATCACAAGCCGACCCATCTCGCGGTCGCCTTCGACATCTCGCGGTTCTCCTTCCGCACCCGCGAGTACCCCGAGTACAAGGGCACGCGCGACGAGACGCCGAAGGAGTTCAAGGGGCAGGTGCCGCTGCTCGAGGAGGCGCTGCACGCCATGGGCGTGCGCACCCTCACGAAGGAGGACTACGAGGCCGACGACATCCTCGCGACGCTCTCGGTCGAGGGCCGCAAGGCCGGCATGGACGTCTTCGTCGTCTCCGGCGACCGCGACACGATCCAGCTCGTCAACGACGACGTCACGCTGCTCTACCCGTCGGTGCGCGGCGTCTCCGAGCTCAAGCACTACACGCCGGATGCGGTGCGCGAGCGATACGGCATCGAGCCCGAGCAGTACCCCGAGATCGCGGCCCTGGTCGGCGAGACGAGCGACAACCTCGTCGGCATCGACAAGGTCGGCGAGAAGACGGCCGTGAAGTGGATCACGCAGTACGGCACGGTCGAGAACCTGCTCGCGCACGCCGACGAGATCAAGGGTGTGGTCGGCAACAACCTGCGCGAGCAGCGCGAGCGCGCCGAGCGCAACCGCCGCCTCAACAAGCTGCTCACCGACGTCGAGCTGGGCGTCGAGCCCGACGACCTGACCCGCGGGCAGGTCGACGAGGCGAAGTTGCGCGAGGTGTTCCAGCGGCTGCAGTTCCGCACGCTGCTCGATCGCGTGCTGAAGCAGGAGGGCAGCGGCGAGGCCGTCGCCGCGCTCGAGCCCGAGGTGCAGGCGCCCGCGGTGCAGAAGCTCGTCGACGAGGAGCTCGACCTCTGGCTGACGCGCGCCACGGGCACCGTCGCGGTCTCGATCGCCCCCGACGGCGTCGGCGGCATCGCGGGCTTCGGCGTCGCCACCGAGGGCGCGAGCGCCTACGTGCCCTACAAGTCGGGCACCGGTGACTACGACGGATTCGTGACCTGGCTCGCGTCGGACGCCCCGAAGGCGCTCCACGACGTGAAGGCATCCATCAAGCTGCTCGAGCGCGAGGGGCTGAGGATCGGCGGTGCGGCGCACGACACGCGCGTCGGGGCCTGGCTGCAGACGCCCACCGCGCCGCCGAAGACCTTCGAGCTCGACTGGCAGACCGAGGCGCTGCTGGGTGCGACGCTGCCGACGCCCGACCCGAACCAGCTCGTGCCCGAGATCGAGCCCGAGCAGCTCGGCACGGTCGCGTGGCTGACGGGCGAGCTCTCGCGCGCGCAGCGGCCGCGCCTCGACCCGGGCACGCTCGGCGTGCTCGACGACATCGAGCTGCCGCTGATGCCTGCGCTCGTGCGCATGGAGCAGCAGGGCGTGCAGATGGACCGCGTGGTGCTGCAGCGCATCCACGACCAGATGCGGGAGCAGGCCGCGGGCCACGCCGAGGCGGCCTACGCCGAGATCGGCCACGAGGTGAACCTCGGCAGCCCGAAGCAGCTGCAGACGGTGCTGTTCGAAGAGCTCGACATGCCGAAGACGCGCGCGACGAAGACCGGCTACTCGACCGACGCGCAGGCGCTGGCCGATCTGCAGGAGACGAACCCGCATCCGTTCCTCGGGCTGCTGCTGCAGCACCGCGAGACGACGAAGCTGGCGCAGATCATCGAGAGCCTGCTGAAGGCGATCCAGGACGACGGGCGCATCCGCACCCGGTACGACCAGACCGGGTCGGCATCCGGCCGTCTGTCGTCGAACGACCCGAACCTGCAGAACATCCCGGTGCGCACCGAGGTGAGCCGCGAGATCCGCTCCGCCTTCGTGCACGGACCGGAGTTCGAGACGATGCTGACCGCCGACTACTCGCAGATCGAGATGCGCATCATGGCGCACCTCTCGGGCGACGAGGGGCTGATCGAGGCGTTCCTCTCGGGCGAGGATCTGCATCGCTTCGTGGGCAGCCGCATCTTCGGCGTCGACCCGAGCGAGGTGACGGCGCTGCAGCGCGTGAAGGTGAAGGCGATGAGCTACGGCCTCGCCTACGGGCTGAGCGCGTTCGGGCTCTCGAAGCAGCTGCGCATCTCGCAGGCTGAGGCGAAGCAGCTGATGCTCGACTACTTCCAGCGCTTCGGCGGCATCCGCGACTACCTGCGGGGCGTCGTGATGCAGGCGAAGGACGACGGCTACACGACCACGATCTTCGGCCGCCGCCGCCCGTTCCCCGACCTCACGTCGTCGAACCGCGTGCTGCGCGAGAACGCGGAGCGCCAGGCGCTGAACTCGCCCATCCAGGGCTCGGCGGCCGACATCATCAAGCGCGCGATGATCGCCATCGACCGTCGCATCATCGACGAGGGCCTCGGCTCGCGCATGCTGCTGCAGGTGCACGACGAGCTGGTGTTCGAGGTGGCGACGGGGGAGCGCGAGGCGCTCGAGGCGATCGTGCGCGCCGAGATGGGCGGCGCCGCCGACCTGTCGGTGCCGCTCGAGGTGCAGGTGGGCGTCGGCCCCAACTGGGACGCCGCAGCGCACTGA
- a CDS encoding TIGR03560 family F420-dependent LLM class oxidoreductase, with amino-acid sequence MTRDPLQFGLFVPQGWRLDLVGIDPAEQWGRMLEVASRADAGPWDSIWVYDHMHTTPQPTAEATHEAWTLMAALAASTKRVRLGQMCTCIGYRNPALLAKIAATVDLISGGRLEFGIGAGWYEHEWRAYGYGFPGVGDRISALRDGVQIIQRLWAEGEATIESQTFTVDGAICRPQPLQLGRDGRPRIPTWIAGGGEQRTLRYAAKWADATNFGGGPEQFARKRDVLLGHLDREGRDPAEVRLTSNLNIVVRESEAEARRVVDEVNARADSAMRPEHAGSGFSTKGAVVGTPQMVLDHVGALREAGLGTLIAYMPEVAFAQDGIALFESEVMGRLD; translated from the coding sequence ATGACCCGTGACCCGTTGCAGTTCGGCCTGTTCGTCCCTCAGGGCTGGCGCCTCGACCTCGTCGGCATCGACCCGGCCGAGCAGTGGGGGCGGATGCTCGAGGTCGCCTCGCGCGCGGACGCCGGGCCGTGGGACTCCATCTGGGTCTACGACCACATGCACACCACGCCGCAGCCGACCGCCGAGGCGACGCACGAGGCCTGGACGCTGATGGCGGCGCTGGCCGCGAGCACGAAGCGGGTGCGGCTCGGGCAGATGTGCACGTGCATCGGCTACCGCAACCCCGCGCTGCTGGCGAAGATCGCCGCCACCGTCGACTTGATCTCCGGCGGTCGGCTCGAGTTCGGCATCGGCGCGGGCTGGTACGAGCACGAGTGGCGCGCCTACGGCTACGGGTTCCCCGGTGTCGGCGACCGCATCTCTGCGCTGCGCGACGGCGTGCAGATCATCCAGCGGCTCTGGGCCGAGGGCGAGGCGACGATCGAGTCGCAGACGTTCACGGTCGACGGCGCGATCTGCCGGCCGCAGCCGCTGCAGCTCGGCCGCGACGGCCGCCCCCGTATCCCCACCTGGATCGCCGGCGGCGGCGAGCAGCGCACCCTCCGCTACGCGGCGAAGTGGGCGGACGCCACGAACTTCGGCGGCGGCCCCGAGCAGTTCGCCCGCAAGCGCGACGTGCTGCTCGGCCACCTCGACCGCGAGGGGCGCGACCCCGCAGAGGTGCGCCTGACCTCGAACCTGAACATCGTGGTGCGCGAGAGCGAGGCCGAGGCCCGGCGAGTCGTCGACGAGGTCAACGCGCGCGCAGACTCGGCGATGCGCCCCGAGCACGCGGGATCCGGCTTCTCGACCAAGGGTGCGGTCGTCGGCACGCCGCAGATGGTGCTCGACCACGTGGGCGCGCTGCGCGAGGCGGGCCTCGGCACGCTCATCGCCTACATGCCCGAGGTCGCGTTCGCGCAGGACGGCATCGCGCTGTTCGAGAGCGAGGTGATGGGCCGGCTCGACTGA
- a CDS encoding DUF885 domain-containing protein, protein MTDENVGAPSRPQTEIDRIAEGYVHRAAALNPELNVYVGLEGDKAGYGDYSPAGRDADAALARESLAALDAVEPSDDIDWVTKTDLSRELQLELDVHASGWGDRDLNNLASPATGIRDIFDLMPTATDDDWATIAQRMRNVPGAIDGYIDSLRAGIASGNTPAGRQIDNVLAQYGDYVPGKGFFHDFAAGAEAGESALPESLRGELAAAAGDATEAHARLAEFLRTELADAANPVDAVGREFYSLMSRRFLGAEVDLDETYAWGIEELDRMRAEQEAIANEILPGATVAEAIAHLDADESRKLHGTDALKAWMQETSDRAIEELGRSHFDIAEPIKALECMIAPTQTGGIYYTGPADDFSRPGRMWWSVPEGVTEFDTWRELTTVYHEGVPGHHLQIAQATYNRAQLNLWRRALAGTSGHAEGWALYAERLMESLGYLDDPADRLGMLDGQRMRAARVVLDIGVHLGKPRLDGTGEWDFDYAFEFLKSNVNMNEPFVRFEVNRYFGWPGQAPSYKIGQRIFEQIRDAARDAEGDAFDLKGFHSRVLNIGGVGLDTLRGAVLRG, encoded by the coding sequence ATGACTGACGAGAACGTCGGCGCGCCGTCGCGCCCGCAGACCGAGATCGACCGCATCGCCGAGGGCTACGTCCACCGGGCCGCGGCACTGAACCCTGAGCTGAACGTCTATGTCGGCCTCGAGGGCGACAAGGCCGGGTACGGCGACTACTCGCCCGCCGGTCGCGACGCTGACGCCGCGCTCGCACGCGAGTCGCTCGCCGCGCTCGACGCGGTCGAGCCGTCCGACGACATCGACTGGGTGACGAAGACCGACCTGTCGCGCGAGCTGCAGCTCGAGCTCGACGTGCACGCCTCCGGGTGGGGCGATCGCGACCTGAACAACCTCGCCAGCCCGGCCACGGGCATCCGCGACATCTTCGACCTGATGCCGACGGCCACCGACGACGACTGGGCGACCATCGCGCAGCGCATGCGCAACGTGCCCGGCGCGATCGACGGCTACATCGACTCGCTGCGCGCCGGCATCGCCAGCGGCAACACTCCCGCCGGGCGGCAGATCGACAACGTGCTCGCGCAGTACGGCGACTACGTGCCCGGCAAGGGCTTCTTCCACGACTTCGCCGCTGGCGCGGAGGCCGGCGAGTCGGCGCTGCCCGAGTCGCTCCGCGGCGAGCTCGCCGCCGCTGCCGGCGACGCGACCGAGGCGCACGCGCGGCTCGCGGAGTTCCTGCGCACCGAGCTCGCAGACGCCGCGAACCCCGTCGACGCCGTCGGTCGCGAGTTCTACTCGCTCATGTCGCGCCGTTTCCTGGGTGCCGAGGTCGACCTCGACGAGACCTACGCGTGGGGCATCGAGGAACTCGACCGCATGCGCGCCGAGCAGGAGGCGATCGCGAACGAGATCCTCCCCGGCGCCACCGTGGCGGAGGCGATCGCGCACCTCGACGCCGACGAGAGCCGCAAGCTGCACGGCACGGATGCGCTCAAGGCGTGGATGCAGGAGACCAGCGACCGCGCCATCGAGGAGCTCGGCCGCAGCCACTTCGACATCGCCGAGCCGATCAAGGCGCTCGAGTGCATGATCGCCCCGACGCAGACGGGCGGCATCTACTACACGGGCCCCGCCGACGACTTCTCCAGGCCAGGGCGGATGTGGTGGTCGGTGCCCGAGGGCGTCACCGAGTTCGACACGTGGCGAGAGCTGACGACCGTGTACCACGAGGGCGTGCCCGGCCATCACCTGCAGATCGCCCAGGCGACCTACAACCGCGCGCAGCTCAACCTGTGGCGGCGGGCGCTGGCCGGCACGTCGGGCCACGCCGAGGGCTGGGCGCTGTACGCCGAGCGCCTGATGGAGTCGCTCGGCTACCTCGACGACCCCGCCGACCGGCTCGGCATGCTCGACGGGCAGCGGATGCGCGCAGCCCGCGTCGTGCTCGACATCGGCGTGCACCTCGGCAAGCCCCGCCTCGACGGCACGGGGGAGTGGGACTTCGACTACGCCTTCGAGTTCCTGAAGTCGAACGTGAACATGAACGAGCCGTTCGTGCGGTTCGAGGTCAACCGCTACTTCGGCTGGCCGGGCCAGGCGCCCTCGTACAAGATCGGCCAGCGCATCTTCGAGCAGATCCGCGACGCGGCGCGCGACGCCGAGGGCGACGCGTTCGACCTCAAGGGCTTCCACAGCCGCGTGCTGAACATCGGCGGCGTGGGCCTCGACACCCTGCGCGGAGCGGTGCTGCGAGGGTAG
- the rpsA gene encoding 30S ribosomal protein S1, which produces MTTATTTAPKQVAVNDIGSADDFMAAVEKTLKFFNDGDLIEGTVVKIDRDEVLLDVGYKTEGVIPSRELSIKHDVDPTEVVEVGDTVEALVLQKEDKEGRLILSKKRAQYERAWGDVERIKDEDGVVTGTVIEVVKGGLIVDIGLRGFLPASLIELRRVRDLTPYLGQEIEAKILELDKNRNNVVLSRRALLEETQSASRGQFLQSLQKGQVRKGVVSSIVNFGAFVDLGGVDGLVHVSELSWKHIEHASEVVEVGQEVTVEILTVELDRERVSLSLKATQEDPWQIFARTHAIGQVAPGKVTKLVTFGAFVRVADGIEGLVHISELSGKHVETADQVVAVGDEVFVKIIDIDLERRRISLSLKQANEGVDPEGTDFDPALYGMLAEYDEQGNYKFPEGFDPETNEWKEGFDTQREAWEAEYAAAQSRWEAHKAQVATSRDAEVLSNDVPSGASSFGGSTEESGVGTLADDEALAALREKLTGATE; this is translated from the coding sequence ATGACCACTGCAACGACCACGGCTCCCAAGCAGGTCGCTGTGAACGACATCGGCTCGGCCGATGACTTCATGGCCGCCGTTGAGAAGACCCTGAAGTTCTTCAATGACGGCGACCTCATCGAGGGCACCGTCGTCAAGATCGACCGCGATGAGGTCCTTCTCGACGTCGGCTACAAGACCGAGGGCGTCATCCCCTCGCGCGAGCTCTCCATCAAGCACGACGTCGACCCCACCGAGGTCGTCGAGGTCGGCGACACCGTCGAGGCGCTCGTCCTCCAGAAGGAGGACAAGGAGGGTCGCCTGATCCTCTCGAAGAAGCGTGCGCAGTACGAGCGCGCCTGGGGCGACGTCGAGCGCATCAAGGACGAGGACGGCGTCGTCACCGGCACGGTCATCGAGGTCGTCAAGGGCGGCCTCATCGTCGACATCGGCCTCCGCGGCTTCCTGCCGGCCTCGCTCATCGAGCTGCGCCGCGTCCGCGACCTCACGCCGTACCTCGGCCAGGAGATCGAGGCCAAGATCCTCGAGCTCGACAAGAACCGCAACAACGTCGTGCTGTCGCGCCGTGCGCTGCTCGAGGAGACGCAGTCGGCCTCGCGCGGGCAGTTCCTGCAGTCGCTCCAGAAGGGCCAGGTCCGCAAGGGCGTCGTCTCGTCGATCGTCAACTTCGGCGCGTTCGTCGACCTGGGCGGCGTGGACGGCCTCGTGCACGTCTCGGAGCTCTCGTGGAAGCACATCGAGCACGCCTCCGAGGTCGTCGAGGTCGGCCAGGAGGTCACCGTCGAGATCCTGACCGTCGAGCTCGACCGCGAGCGGGTCTCGCTGTCGCTCAAGGCGACGCAGGAGGACCCGTGGCAGATCTTCGCCCGCACCCACGCCATCGGCCAGGTCGCACCGGGCAAGGTCACCAAGCTCGTCACCTTCGGTGCGTTCGTGCGCGTCGCAGACGGCATCGAGGGCCTCGTGCACATCTCGGAGCTGTCGGGCAAGCACGTCGAGACGGCTGACCAGGTCGTCGCGGTCGGCGACGAGGTCTTCGTGAAGATCATCGACATCGACCTCGAGCGCCGCCGCATCTCGCTCTCGCTGAAGCAGGCGAACGAGGGCGTCGACCCCGAGGGCACCGACTTCGACCCCGCGCTCTACGGCATGCTCGCCGAGTACGACGAGCAGGGCAACTACAAGTTCCCGGAGGGCTTCGACCCCGAGACGAACGAGTGGAAGGAAGGCTTCGACACCCAGCGCGAGGCCTGGGAGGCCGAGTACGCCGCAGCGCAGTCGCGCTGGGAGGCGCACAAGGCGCAGGTCGCCACGTCCCGCGACGCCGAGGTGCTCTCGAACGACGTGCCCTCGGGCGCATCCTCGTTCGGCGGCAGCACCGAGGAGTCGGGCGTCGGCACGCTGGCCGACGACGAGGCTCTCGCGGCGCTCCGCGAGAAGCTCACCGGCGCGACCGAGTAG
- a CDS encoding DUF4126 domain-containing protein, giving the protein MRRHPPQDGETMLEFLTGSGLAAAAGMNAYIPLLVVGVANRFFPDVMALPEGWDWLSNGWVLGIVAVLLVVELVADKIPAVDSVNDVIQTIVRPTAGGLVFGSSSTASTVAVTDPAAFFASNQWVPIVVGAVIALVVHAGKTTLRPAANLATAGAAAPVVSTIEDVGAVGMSLLAIVAPLLVLLALALLGLLGWSIWRSARRRRNADLRPATDRLAET; this is encoded by the coding sequence ATGCGGCGCCACCCGCCGCAGGATGGAGAGACGATGCTCGAGTTCCTGACCGGTTCGGGGCTCGCTGCCGCAGCGGGCATGAACGCCTACATCCCGCTGCTCGTGGTGGGCGTGGCGAACCGCTTCTTCCCCGACGTGATGGCGCTGCCGGAGGGATGGGACTGGCTGTCGAACGGCTGGGTGCTCGGCATCGTCGCGGTGCTGCTCGTCGTCGAGCTGGTCGCCGACAAGATCCCGGCCGTCGACAGCGTGAACGACGTGATCCAGACCATCGTGCGCCCGACGGCGGGCGGCCTCGTCTTCGGGTCGTCCTCCACCGCATCCACCGTCGCCGTCACCGACCCGGCGGCGTTCTTCGCCTCGAACCAGTGGGTGCCGATCGTCGTGGGCGCCGTGATCGCGCTCGTGGTGCACGCCGGGAAGACCACGCTGCGACCGGCGGCGAACCTCGCCACCGCGGGCGCCGCCGCCCCCGTCGTCTCGACGATCGAGGACGTCGGGGCGGTCGGCATGTCGCTGCTGGCGATCGTCGCGCCGCTGCTGGTGCTGCTGGCCCTCGCCCTGCTCGGCCTGCTCGGCTGGTCGATCTGGCGCAGCGCCCGGCGCCGTCGCAACGCCGATCTCCGACCGGCCACCGACCGGCTCGCCGAGACCTGA